The sequence below is a genomic window from Bombus pyrosoma isolate SC7728 linkage group LG9, ASM1482585v1, whole genome shotgun sequence.
CAACCGTATCgcttatagaaaattatattgctCTAGAAATTGATACCTGAGTCGGAAAAGGGCAGCGGTTTCCATTGGTATATTCACTTCGAAGATCTGATTAAGTTAACGGGTAACTCGTTATTCATTGATGGATTACATCTGCTCTTGCTTCTTTTGATTCACCGAGACATATAAAAAAACTGATGAAAGATTACCTGCCATGCTGACATCCTGGTAGAGCTACACACTTGTCGCAGAGCTCGCCATAAAAGCCCAATTTGCAGCGACATTCACCGGGTCGACGGCAGTAACCCTGAAGAGGGTCACACCCCTTCCGACAGATTGGCACATCGCACAAATCGCCAGTCCATCCTAAGTGAAAAAAAGCACCGGTTATACAAAGAGAAATGTCTACATCGCTGATTTTTTATTGCGCTTTTCTGAACCACGTCCGCCATGAACTCCATCAcgctgtttctttttttacctGGTAAGCACTTTACTTCTCCGGCTTCGTCACAAACGTAGTGCGAATTTGGATGTTGAGAGGCAGGTATCTCACAGGCTTGCTTCTTCCATTTGGGAACGTATCTAAATGGAGTgtagaagaaattatttatctaactagaatgtataataaaaattatacatacagaTTTGATACAATTTATTCTAATGGTACCAAAAGCAAGATATATCGCTATTATTGGTAATGAGCTATTTAATGGATCTAGTTTCGAAATCGAAGTCGAAATATGGAGGTACTTAAAATATGTAGAGTAAATAGTGAAAAAGGCGATAACAAGGGGAACAGATAAGATTGACAGATAAGATAATATTGACAACGACCGAGTAACATAATTACTCGCGTTAATTACATGCGTTAAGCATGTGTCACGAGAACTTGATACTACAATCTGGCCCTCGAAAGCCacgtattattttctatgattAACTTTTCTcattctaattttctaaacGCAGCATTCGACACATCGAATTAATTCCTACCGCCTGagatgaaaatcaaaatttacatGTTCGGAAATACAACTGATTGTCTGCGAGGAATTTTGAAAGACTTTCACCGGAACAAATCTCTccaaaataaatagaatattgatTAGGAATCGAATCACGTAAAACGGATCAAAGTATGTTTAATGACGATACCTGGGTCCGGCTGCGAATCCAAAAGGCAGCGCACCGAGCCCGAAAATCGTGGTAACACTGGCTGTATGCCCATTGTATAGATTGCCCAGTTCACCGGGACCGATCAAGAGACTGAGACAAGCGAGCAGCAGTATCATCTTTGCTTGACTTCCAAGTCAAGACTGAGGACGACCGCGTCCAAGGCTTCGGCTTGGATAACGGGACCTTGTTCGAGGTCACGGCACACTTTTTCATCGTGTCCGTGCTGCTGGCAACGCGTTCGCGGACGCGTGAGATCGTATGAGTACGCATGTGTGACGCTCTCCCCGTTTGACTTTTTCGTCGACTCACGACGAGTTTATTATTCGCTCGGGAAAGTTCAATGCACTTCTTCGACTAAGCCGAGAGGAGGCATTCCCCCTGAGAGCTCGCGTTCGCCGCCGTCACAGAAAGGAAATGGACGCACCTAGAACTTTCTTGGGAGGATTCGTAAGCTTCTACAGTTATAGGATTCGGATAAAGTCCCCTCGGGCTGAAAtcatcgtttttttttttttgtcgtgAATAACAGTTCTTTGACTCGTATTTCCTTAAGAACAGTAATTGGGAGATCACTGCCTCTAATAGGTAGTACCTAACGAAGTTATATCCTGCGAATCTTATTTAAcgggaatttttcttttattcatcaAAAAATTTCTCCTTTCTGTATGCCTAAAGGTacaggaatatttttctcccCCTATAATCTAGCGTAAATCCATTCGATATGGAAGGACAAATCCCTCttaaattcatcgaaaaaACCTATGGACCCTCGTTATTCGAATTTAATCCGAAGACAAGGAAGTGGACCTCCAACAAAAGTAGGATTTGGGATCCTATTTACATGGTGatattaaaagagaaacgcTCATGCCGAAACGTAAGCTTTCGAATACTGACATTATAACTTACAGAAAAAGGTGGCTTATAATtcagttctttttttattaaacatttctttgtttctagGTACTAATAAGAAACGTTGCGCTTTCTAGaagtagtttatttattttttcaatctaTGTACAAGCTTCCGAgctattatttacaaataaatacagaaattggCACCTCAAACGGCGCCATTTTTGTTTCTCGACGTTAGGAACTTTTTTACAGTCTGTTCGTTGCGTATTGAGCAAgaagttatttaattagtattctactacatataaaaaaatagctAGATCTTTTGTACATTTCCTCGTCGACATTTACAAAGATGCAATCGTCGTAGTTGCGGAATCGTAACACTCACAACGACATGCACACGCTTTAAAAACTATTTCACATAATACTTAACTCGgttgtgtttctttttcaagacATTCGACCTTATATCTACACAGACATAGAATTTACattgttaattaatcaaatcgTATTGCCGTTTGGAGCGTAACGCAACGATAAAACTCCATTCGGCGGGTTCAATTGTCGGTATTGCAACAATGAGAATCCATTGATTATCCTTCCTTCGTCGTTTCTTCCATCTGCTAAAGAAGGATTCAGTCCTGTCGGAGCAAACACATCCTTAAGTTTGTTATCATCGTCGACGATGCTTCATCAACATTCGTCTATCCTCGAAGCAAAATGGATTCACCTTCAGACTTCTTCAGGCTCGACGCTCTTGCCTTTTCTGCAAACCTTCACGAAGCCGAGAACGATTACTAAAAGAACAGCACAACCGCAAGCAGCGAAGATATCCCAAGGATATAATTCCTGGATCGTCTGATCTATCCTTTTAGCTTGAACGCAATTAGGCCTCGTATCTACTTCGATGGGGAAGCTACCGGGTCCGTCGTTCGAAGCGATCCTGACGAGGTACTTTGTCCCAGGCAGAAGAGAAATCTGTGCGGAATTCGAGTCCGTCACTTGATTTCCCATAAGACCACCAGTCTCAGGTTCCCAAGAAACCACATAAGATTCCTTGTTTCCTATATGATCCTTATCGGCCCTATCGTTATAAGCATTGCTCGTGGAAGGAGTGTTGTCCGCTTCCAGATCATCGGAACGATCGTCTTTCCTTCTGAAGAAGaatcttcgaaatatttcatcggACATTGGAGAATCTTCCTGGCTTCTCCACTCCGCCAGTACCTTTTCTCCGTACTTTTCTAGGAAGAATTGTCTCACACGGTTATTGAATCTGACCTGTTCTAAAGATCTCTGTTTCTGAAGTTGAGTCTGGACATCCTTCCATGAGATCGTTGCCTCGTACAAAGGACCTTCTTTCAGAGATTCCAACTTTGGAATCCATTCTTGCCAACTGTAATGCTTCATGCCGTTCTCCATGGCGACTATAATCCAGGTATCCGGCCTTAGATTCGGAGTACGTTCCCCTGGATAGTATCCAGCAACTCTCCATTGCTTGTAAAGCTTGCGCATCACTACAGCAACGTCAAATCTGTCCAGGATGATGGGTGCCTTGCTCGGTGCTGGCAACATGGATGGTAAATACTTCTCTTCTAGTCTAGTTTTTCGATAAGTACACACTGTCTGGCAGGCTGGGCactgaaagaaattttcatatcgttAGTTTTACTCTTTTTCATTGGTTTTCTTAAACAAAGGAAGCTTTTGCAGAAGAAGACTCAAACTTTTAACCCTTTCTTCCCGAATAGCGACTATCTATCTCAGACATCTGTTCTCCAAAGAATGCATTAAAGGAGAAACAATCAACGATTTCTTTAAAGGAAACAACCTTTTTATCTCGCGgaaatcatataaaaaaagagtTCTTATTGACATTGGATTTAAGGATTTTTCGAAACGTGGTAGTCGGCCGTCCCccaaatatttgaagaagatACGTATCTCAGCGGAGCTCGATACACGAAGAGTTTAAATTCGTTCGTTGCACGACAAAGCAACTCAGCCTTCCGTAAAAATCGACAGGTAGCCGTTTCTAAGGATTTTCCTAGACCGTAGATCGCGTCGGAATTCCCTTTATCGAAAGttccctttcttttcgtcTCGCCATCGTTCGTCTGTATATTTCTGGGTCTGTTCCTTTggctttgaaattttcaaagataacACCGACGTAAGAGATTTCCTTCGCGCTTGATCGATCcgaattttccaacgatttaACACGGTCGAGATCATTGGCACATTTGTCGACTCGGCCTGAATTCGAAAAAGTTCAAACATCCGAGAAGTTACGAATACTTTCGCCGGTGCTTATTCGTAGGGATATTGTAAACTCAGAATCCGACTAGAAATCCCGTGTCTACCTTTTGCGAATTATGTCGTTCAAGAGACCAAAAGTTCTTTTTGTAGTACAATCTCCCTAATCCAAAAGATTGCTTCACCCGTAAATTTACTTACATGTAGATACTGGTCGCCCTCGCAAATGGTTCTTGTCTTCTCC
It includes:
- the LOC122570578 gene encoding uncharacterized protein LOC122570578 codes for the protein MEITWFLFFVWCTTLITGFDLGPIVRIAQCRSQCLKKHTTDGTCDWYTGQQQTTCSMCWQYCEALENQWEKTRTICEGDQYLHCPACQTVCTYRKTRLEEKYLPSMLPAPSKAPIILDRFDVAVVMRKLYKQWRVAGYYPGERTPNLRPDTWIIVAMENGMKHYSWQEWIPKLESLKEGPLYEATISWKDVQTQLQKQRSLEQVRFNNRVRQFFLEKYGEKVLAEWRSQEDSPMSDEIFRRFFFRRKDDRSDDLEADNTPSTSNAYNDRADKDHIGNKESYVVSWEPETGGLMGNQVTDSNSAQISLLPGTKYLVRIASNDGPGSFPIEVDTRPNCVQAKRIDQTIQELYPWDIFAACGCAVLLVIVLGFVKVCRKGKSVEPEEV